In Panicum virgatum strain AP13 chromosome 5K, P.virgatum_v5, whole genome shotgun sequence, the genomic window TTTGGTACGGTGCCCAGCCCATTATTGACCTGCATCTCCCATCTCTTatctcctttctcccccacccAATCATCACCTGAATTTAGAAAATCTCTGAGACCCACCCCGTGCTGGGGGTGATTGGCATGCATATGGGCAGCTGACAGTTGGGAGCTTTGTACGTTGCGATGGCTTTGCTTTTGTGCTCTTCAAAGTACAAACGGCTCGGTCATCACATCACTGTACATGCCGATTACAAGGTGTCATATTTTTATACACCTGAAAGGCAAGGAGCGTGGTGGACCTGCTGTAGCCTTTGTTTCAGTTTGTTGGTTAAGCTTGGCGCGCTTaatggatgatgatgatggctaTCCTCTTATCCCTTCGGATCCTGCCGCCGTATCAAATCTCCTGGCTGAGGGCTCTTGCTCAAGCCTTGTTTTGGCTTGGAGTTGGTATGGTCTCGGAAAGGAGTGGGGGTCTGGTGGATATGTAGATCAGCTGCCAACGCGTGCTCGAATCGCTcgcttttttttttcaggtttCAAACAACAATTTGAAAAAGCAAAGAGAATATGTTCTGGTGGAAGAGGAGAGATACTCTGGCAGACTGGCACAGGTGCAGAGAGGCTCTAGTGGTTTCCATGGAGCAATCAAACAAGAACTGCTGGGAGTTGACTATAGGACATCATGCTGATCCGAAAGTGAAGAAACACGCCCTAGTGAACGGTGAGATTCGTACACAGGCTCTCGTGTTTCTCGTGGAAGAATGAGAAATTAGCAAGAACCTCAAATTAGCAACAAGAATGAGAAATTAGCAAGAACCTCGAATTAGCAACAaggatttgaaaaaaaaaaactggtacGCTGAAGATGGTATAGATTCCTACAACTATCATGCTTGCACAAAGTAACTTCAAACCACGCTTAATTTTGCAGCTATTGATGCTAGTATGTTAATTAATTCAGAATTTTGAGCAGTCAGGTAAACTTGAAGTCTACAAATAAAactttcccaaaaaaaatcTCAAGCTGGTTCGTGTTTATGTTCAAGtgagcttttttttttatcttttgggtttcatgttCTATTGGATATCCTATTGGTTTATTGATGTGCTACACGGCAAGTTAAAGCAAAGCTCTAAAAAAATGAGAACACCAGACTACCATGCCAATATAAAAAAACAGGTTAGCatatttctgttttatttaaATGAGAGGGTGACCGTCTATGCAAGGTATAAAACCTAGCTCGTGATAGCGTGAGCCGCAAGCTAATGTGATGACCGGTAAGCCATGACATCATCCTGCTGTCATCCTTCTCGCTGGCCTACCAGTCTGGCTATTGACTGGCCAACTCTGTTTGGTCCTGCGCTTTGACGCTTTACGTAGTTGCttcaggctgtgtttagattttTACTCGTAAACCCCGTAAATGtaaaaaagtcacatcgaatattttgacacatgcatggagtactaaatgaagtctatttacaaatttttttgtatgaatgggctgtaaatcacgagacgaatctaatgagcctacttaatccatgatttgcaacagtgatgctacagtaaaaaTCTGCTAATTATGTATTactcatagattaattagcatcattagattcgtctagtgatttacaacccatctgcgcaaaaagttttgtaaatagacttcatttagtacttcaaattagcaaaatttcatcgcaaattttttttgcattggaactaaacacggcctcagtATTTTAAGCTGTgtaaatgcaacaaaaaaacaCAAGGTATTTagtgccttttcttttctttcttgaaaAGGTTTTCTGGTGTTCCATGGATGAGTTAACAGAATTGTTCTTTTTTTAGGGAACTTAACAGATTAGTTCATCGAATTAAATTTTGTATCATTAAAGTAGAACACTGTTTCAATTTTGGACCTGCGTTATTGTTTTCGAAATGTGGCTTTTGCACGTATGAGATTCTTTTTTGTGGTGGTGTCTGGCAAGGTTACAAACGAATTGATAAGTAATTATGTATGTGTGTATGGATAAATTCTTTTCAAATCAATCCCATAATTGGGGCTGCTTTGATTTATGGCCTGTTGACTTGAGACACTAGATATACCTTGTCCATGGCACACTATCTAATACTCATTCAATGGAATATTGAAGGCAAGGCCGCCTGTAATTTTATGAACCACCAACTCAATTGATGTTGAGAAAGTGTCAAAAAATCAATAGTATAAGAAAAGGGCTAACATTGTACAATACCATTTGATTTATAACCTATCATCTATGTTTGATATTCCTATAGGTGAAAGTTGAGGCATCCGCCAAGTTCTTGAGGTGAATGGTATCAGAAACTTAGCTTGATTCAGAAATTTGAACGGATGTTGAAGCCTTCTAGTTGAACGTTCTAAATTTTGCTATAGAAGTTTTGAAGCTACACTAGAACCTAAGAATCTTACTAAAAGTTGTAATATTTGCGTTGGAAGCTCGTGAAGGTGCTGTACGAACGCTGACTGAGGGAGTCAGTTACCAGAGGGCTCTGAAGCTGACATTAGCCAAATAGGAGTTATATATGGTTTACTTTAGCATGCAAGTTTAAAAATGCGCCTTTGGCACTTCTATTTTGTCAGTGCCATCAAGATAAAACGATTTCCCTCCACAATACTACtatggccgtgtttagttcgcgaaaaaatttagattttggtactatagcatatttcgttgttatttgacaattaatatttaatcatagactaattaggtttaaaagattcatctcgtatgaaacaatcgtactgtgtaattagttattttttcaactacatttaatgcttcatgcatgtgtctaaagaTTCAATGTGACGGGTACCacagaaaattttttgggaactaaacatggcctatgTTCAAGTGAAGGAAAAAAGTGGATCCATCATTCATCAGGTAGCATGGGGTCACCATTTTTGCTGAAAATGGCAGGAAGCCGGCCCTGCTTTTCAGACCCGACCAGACAAAAATTTAGAAGCAAAATCTTTCCCTGGCCGGCCGCAAAAGCTACGTCACGTCCCCTGCTTATCTCCCGCTCGCGTACGTGATCGATGCGTAGGCCTCTCTTTCCATCCAACCCATCAGAAATCATTCATTTCTCTACCCCTCCTCTTCCCTTCTCCGCAACTACTCTCTACTACACGCTTCCAAGAAACAGAGCAGCCCAGAGAGGCAGAGACCGGACCAGGAACCAAATTTCTCCAAGCGATCCGCCTCCGGTCGCCGATCCGGCCACGGATCGAGTTCGAGCCTGTCCtctgctgccgccggcgccggcgccgatggGTTCGGCCGATCGCAGTGAGGTACATCCGCCACCGGCTAGCTCTCTTCCCCATGTTCAATTTTTGCCGCCGCGCCCTGCGATCTTGTGGCCGACCTCGCCTCCGCTTCGTGTCTGCTGCAGATCGACGGGGTCGCGGTGGCGGGGAGAGGCACAAGGGGCTGCGTCGAATGCCGCGCCACCACCACGCCCATGTGGCGCAGCGGCCCGACCGGGCCCAGGGTGAGTTCATCCATCAGCATCGCCTCCCCCTGTTCTTTCTTGTTTTGCGCTGCTCGGTGCTGTTCGTCAGGATAAGG contains:
- the LOC120706853 gene encoding transcription factor stalky-like — its product is MRRPLFPSNPSEIIHFSTPPLPFSATTLYYTLPRNRAAQRGRDRTRNQISPSDPPPVADPATDRVRACPLLPPAPAPMGSADRSEIDGVAVAGRGTRGCVECRATTTPMWRSGPTGPRSLCNACGIRYRKKRRQELGLDHKQHQQLRQQHNGEAKTEVKDSSSSSGGGSSNLQAVQKRRLLMGVEEAALLLMTLSSSPTSTLLHG